A genomic stretch from Chitinophagaceae bacterium includes:
- the ruvA gene encoding Holliday junction branch migration protein RuvA: MFAYLKGTFTLKTPTVVHVDVHGVGYEVQVSLNTYGKIQHLQEGTLFTHLLVREDAHILYGFFEKVEKEVFLQLLSVSGVGASTARMMLSSLQSEEVVRAILSGNEGLLESVKGKGKKTAQRIVLELRDKISKTTADGNISTLTHNTLEQDALTAMTALGIARNAAESAIKKARQTNTAFDQVQELIKAALKCL, from the coding sequence ATGTTTGCGTATCTCAAAGGAACCTTTACACTCAAAACTCCAACAGTAGTTCATGTTGACGTTCACGGCGTTGGCTATGAAGTGCAGGTTAGTCTCAATACTTACGGGAAAATTCAGCATTTGCAGGAAGGAACATTGTTTACTCATTTACTGGTGAGGGAGGATGCCCATATTCTGTACGGATTCTTCGAAAAGGTTGAAAAAGAAGTTTTTCTGCAACTGCTCAGCGTTAGCGGAGTAGGAGCTTCAACTGCCAGAATGATGCTTTCTTCTCTTCAGTCAGAAGAAGTTGTGAGGGCAATTTTGTCGGGCAATGAAGGCCTGCTGGAAAGTGTGAAAGGAAAAGGAAAAAAGACCGCCCAACGAATTGTGCTGGAGCTGCGTGATAAAATTTCGAAAACTACAGCAGATGGGAATATTTCTACACTGACTCACAATACTTTAGAGCAGGATGCGTTAACTGCTATGACTGCTTTAGGTATTGCAAGGAATGCGGCCGAATCGGCTATTAAAAAAGCCCGTCAAACGAATACGGCGTTTGACCAGGTGCAGGAGCTGATTAAAGCTGCATTGAAATGTTTGTAA
- the sprA gene encoding cell surface protein SprA, with the protein MPQGSVSVTAGGQILRENVDYTVDYNLGTVKIINQAIINSGVPINVGFENNATFGMQNRNFMALRLEYRAIERQTKQLTIGGAVMRLGERPFFTKMNYGDDPIRNTMIGADVNYNSDWKRLTKWVDALPFYSTRQASNINFYGEGAKIIPSTAKQIRPEKNGGGLVYIDDFEGTRNGIDLRFPFIAWTLASTPYQSRDRFGVELFPEAGLSNDLQYGYNRAKTAWYNIEPVLQQRRDPNNPLGNNLTELSDPRVRFVSRQEVFPQATPDLGQNQLITFDMSFYPTERGPYNFDARNGSVNPSNGRLLNPKNRWGGIMRAIDQIDFETNNIEFIEMWVQDPFILNSTSTGGQMYFNLGNISEDILKDGRRFYENGLSTIQTPAREDSSNWARVPRNPIQIAQAFSNIVEERSQQDVGFDGRTDTSEQRMYSPFLTDIRNIVGTGAAYQSLFNDPSSDNYQHFREGQGDNTGILQRYKKFNNPQGNSPVASNNVAYTSASTLYPDNEDLNRDNTLNEVEEYFQYHLELRPKADPLMQVGQNYIADKREVDVKLADGNSRKETWYLFRIPIKQYEQKVGNIPDFKSIRFMRMFMTGFEDSLVVRFGKLELVRNMWRSYQYALDTTGQYKPLQNLATTGFNVTAVNLEENDKRTPVNYVTPQGIERVSQLSNNGINLLQNEASLSMQLCDLQDGDSRAVFKSTNLDLRQYKRVRMFMHAESSGKVDILKDGEILAVIRFGTDFINNYYEVRMPLKATKWGYYPRPGVDDTTSAQWPGANQFDVDLQELVRFKLRRSGSVATVFSEDRGNGVRWSVMGNPNLGEVKGFLVGVENNKNDATQSVCAEVWINELRLSGLDEKGGWAGTGRLDIQIADLGTISVSGSARTAGFGTIEQRVNERSREYFYQFDVAASLQLGKLLPKKAGIDIPFYASYSQTTMNPEYDPYDQDVKLKDKIKSSNNKDSVKNISQDFAAITSVNVTNMRKNKTNGKPAKIYDISNFDVSYSYTKTEKRNPLIESDVIEKHYGGVGYAYAPQPKYFEPFKKLIKYRSPWWNIIKDFNINYRPSLLSFRADVNRQFGAARAREVTIPGVAPSPFKIPETYDKYFVFDRVYNMRWDLTRSINIDFSATNNARVDEPTGRLNTKEKKDSIRRNFLKGGRNVIYRQSANASYNLPLAKIPALDWTTARFNYSTTYNWIGASRLAVNLGNTIENSQAKVFTGQLDFSRLYQKSRFLRSLETQADPNKQPALASPNIKFNPKDTVGKSKKYIAKLFRRLNRLEAKKDKGIQYEPSAVAKVVGRLLTSIKNININYNETYNSRIPGYVDSPKYVVQNWRTRAPSMGYVFGRQPTDEWLDNAAKNGWITNDTNFNFLFTQSYRQELKLEATVEPIRDFTIDLNLSRSFSKNHSQLFKDTVGSGKFGHLSPMANGGFEITFISYQTMFRKYSATTPGQSFLQFEENRKILSKRLGEANPYVLNQVYGDYYKGYGKYSQDVLIPVFIAAYTNQDPEKVGLIDESNKRVSDNPFKKYIPKPNWRLTYSGLSRIPGLEKIFTNFTITHGYNSSLSMNNFTSALLYADQMGLGFPSFIDTVSNNFVPYFLVPNITISERFAPLIGIDVQLTNQLNFKVDYGRSRTISLSLIDFQVSEVRSIDITVGAGWRKRGLKMPFKIPFMKKDSKTLENDLSFRFDLTYRDNATSNNILDQRNTIPTGGQKVLTISPSVDYVLNNRIRLRLFFEQNRVVGYIATPPPVVNTRAGLQVNISLAQ; encoded by the coding sequence GTGCCGCAGGGTTCTGTTTCAGTAACAGCAGGCGGACAAATATTAAGAGAGAATGTTGATTACACAGTTGATTATAATTTAGGAACAGTAAAAATTATCAACCAGGCAATTATCAATTCCGGCGTGCCCATTAATGTTGGGTTTGAAAACAATGCCACATTCGGAATGCAGAACCGCAACTTCATGGCCCTGCGTTTGGAATATCGTGCCATTGAACGTCAGACAAAACAATTAACGATTGGCGGAGCAGTGATGCGTTTGGGCGAACGCCCCTTTTTTACTAAAATGAATTATGGTGATGATCCGATCCGAAATACCATGATTGGTGCTGATGTGAATTATAACAGCGACTGGAAACGATTAACCAAATGGGTGGATGCATTACCTTTTTACTCAACACGACAGGCGTCTAACATTAATTTTTATGGTGAAGGAGCAAAAATTATTCCCAGCACTGCCAAGCAAATCCGTCCGGAAAAGAATGGCGGAGGTTTAGTATACATTGATGATTTTGAAGGAACACGTAATGGTATTGATCTTCGTTTTCCGTTCATTGCATGGACACTGGCTTCAACTCCTTACCAGTCAAGAGATCGTTTTGGGGTTGAATTATTTCCGGAAGCAGGTTTGAGTAATGATTTGCAATACGGATACAACCGAGCAAAAACAGCCTGGTATAATATTGAACCGGTATTGCAGCAACGTCGTGATCCAAACAATCCATTGGGAAATAACTTAACAGAATTATCCGATCCACGTGTTCGTTTTGTAAGCCGACAGGAAGTATTTCCGCAGGCAACTCCTGATCTCGGACAAAATCAATTGATCACTTTTGATATGTCTTTCTATCCAACAGAAAGAGGACCTTATAATTTTGATGCAAGGAACGGAAGTGTTAATCCATCAAACGGACGCTTACTAAATCCAAAGAACAGGTGGGGCGGTATTATGCGTGCTATCGATCAAATTGATTTTGAAACAAACAATATTGAGTTCATTGAAATGTGGGTGCAGGATCCGTTCATTTTAAATTCAACAAGTACCGGCGGACAGATGTATTTCAACCTTGGAAATATTTCTGAAGATATTTTAAAAGACGGCCGCCGTTTTTATGAAAACGGATTAAGCACTATACAAACACCTGCAAGAGAAGACAGCAGTAACTGGGCAAGAGTGCCACGCAATCCAATTCAGATTGCACAGGCCTTCAGTAATATTGTTGAAGAACGTTCACAGCAGGATGTTGGTTTCGATGGAAGAACAGATACATCAGAACAGAGAATGTATTCACCGTTCCTTACTGATATCAGGAACATTGTTGGTACGGGTGCTGCTTATCAATCTTTATTCAATGATCCAAGCAGTGATAACTATCAGCATTTCAGGGAAGGCCAGGGCGATAATACCGGCATCTTACAACGCTATAAAAAATTCAATAATCCGCAGGGCAATAGTCCTGTAGCAAGCAACAATGTTGCTTATACATCGGCTTCTACTTTATATCCTGATAATGAAGATCTCAACAGGGATAACACATTGAATGAAGTGGAAGAATATTTCCAGTATCACCTTGAGTTAAGACCAAAAGCTGATCCATTAATGCAGGTGGGGCAGAATTATATTGCTGATAAAAGAGAAGTGGATGTGAAACTGGCTGATGGTAATTCAAGAAAAGAAACCTGGTATCTCTTCCGCATACCGATTAAACAATACGAACAGAAAGTGGGAAATATCCCCGATTTCAAATCAATCCGTTTCATGCGTATGTTCATGACAGGATTTGAAGACAGTCTTGTTGTACGCTTTGGTAAACTGGAACTGGTTCGTAATATGTGGCGTTCGTATCAGTATGCACTTGATACAACAGGACAATACAAGCCATTACAAAATCTTGCAACCACAGGCTTCAATGTTACAGCAGTGAACCTGGAAGAAAATGATAAACGTACTCCTGTAAATTATGTTACACCACAGGGTATTGAACGTGTATCGCAGCTGAGTAATAATGGTATTAATTTATTGCAGAACGAAGCTTCACTGAGTATGCAGCTTTGCGATTTGCAGGATGGTGACAGCCGTGCAGTATTCAAATCAACCAATCTTGATCTGCGTCAGTACAAACGTGTACGGATGTTTATGCATGCAGAGTCAAGCGGTAAAGTTGACATTTTAAAAGATGGTGAAATTCTTGCCGTGATTCGTTTTGGTACTGATTTCATTAATAACTACTATGAAGTACGTATGCCGTTGAAGGCAACCAAGTGGGGTTATTATCCAAGACCGGGTGTAGATGATACAACAAGTGCTCAGTGGCCGGGAGCAAACCAGTTTGATGTTGATCTGCAGGAACTGGTACGATTTAAATTACGCCGCAGCGGTTCGGTTGCAACTGTTTTTTCTGAAGACAGGGGTAATGGTGTGCGATGGAGTGTAATGGGTAATCCAAATCTTGGTGAAGTAAAAGGATTTTTAGTTGGTGTTGAAAATAATAAGAACGATGCTACACAAAGTGTTTGTGCAGAAGTGTGGATTAATGAATTACGTTTAAGCGGCCTTGATGAAAAAGGAGGATGGGCAGGAACAGGAAGATTAGATATTCAGATAGCTGATCTTGGAACTATTTCTGTTTCAGGTTCTGCACGCACAGCAGGGTTTGGCACCATTGAACAGAGAGTAAATGAACGCAGCCGTGAATACTTCTACCAGTTTGATGTAGCTGCCAGTCTGCAGTTAGGTAAACTGTTACCAAAGAAAGCAGGCATTGATATTCCTTTTTATGCAAGCTATTCTCAAACAACAATGAACCCTGAGTATGATCCATACGACCAGGATGTGAAACTGAAAGACAAAATAAAAAGCTCTAACAATAAAGATTCGGTTAAAAATATTTCGCAGGATTTTGCAGCCATTACTTCTGTAAATGTCACTAACATGCGGAAGAATAAAACCAATGGCAAGCCGGCAAAAATTTATGATATCTCAAACTTCGACGTAAGTTATTCTTACACAAAAACAGAAAAACGGAATCCGTTAATTGAAAGTGATGTTATTGAAAAACATTATGGTGGAGTGGGATATGCGTATGCGCCTCAGCCAAAATATTTTGAGCCGTTTAAAAAACTGATCAAGTACCGCAGCCCGTGGTGGAATATCATTAAAGACTTCAACATTAATTATCGTCCGAGCTTATTAAGTTTCAGGGCTGATGTGAACAGGCAGTTTGGTGCAGCACGTGCAAGAGAGGTAACCATACCCGGCGTAGCACCAAGTCCGTTTAAGATTCCTGAAACCTATGATAAGTATTTTGTATTTGATCGTGTGTATAACATGCGCTGGGATTTAACACGTTCCATCAACATTGATTTTAGTGCAACCAATAATGCGAGGGTTGATGAACCAACCGGACGTTTGAATACAAAAGAGAAGAAAGATTCTATCCGCCGTAATTTCTTAAAAGGCGGAAGGAATGTTATCTACCGTCAATCAGCCAATGCTTCCTATAATTTGCCATTGGCAAAAATTCCTGCGCTTGACTGGACTACAGCAAGATTTAATTATTCAACAACGTATAACTGGATTGGTGCATCAAGACTCGCAGTGAACCTCGGTAATACCATTGAAAATTCACAGGCAAAAGTATTTACAGGTCAGCTCGATTTTTCAAGGTTGTACCAGAAGTCAAGATTCCTGCGGTCATTGGAAACACAGGCTGATCCGAATAAACAGCCTGCTTTGGCATCACCCAATATAAAATTCAATCCAAAAGATACGGTTGGTAAAAGCAAAAAATATATTGCCAAACTTTTCCGCAGGTTAAACAGGCTTGAAGCGAAAAAAGATAAAGGCATTCAGTATGAACCAAGTGCTGTTGCAAAAGTTGTCGGAAGATTACTGACATCAATCAAGAACATCAACATCAATTATAACGAAACGTACAACTCAAGAATACCTGGTTATGTTGACAGTCCGAAATATGTTGTGCAAAACTGGCGAACCCGTGCACCAAGTATGGGTTATGTATTCGGGCGGCAACCAACTGATGAATGGCTTGATAATGCAGCTAAGAATGGATGGATCACAAACGATACCAACTTCAATTTCCTCTTTACTCAGAGCTATCGGCAGGAGTTGAAACTGGAAGCTACTGTTGAACCTATCCGTGACTTTACCATTGATTTGAACCTGAGCCGTTCTTTCAGTAAAAATCATTCACAGCTGTTTAAGGATACAGTTGGTAGTGGCAAGTTCGGGCACCTGAGCCCGATGGCGAATGGTGGTTTTGAAATAACATTTATCTCTTATCAAACCATGTTCAGAAAATATTCTGCAACAACACCGGGTCAATCATTCCTGCAGTTTGAAGAGAATAGAAAAATATTGTCGAAACGTTTGGGAGAAGCAAATCCATACGTACTCAACCAGGTGTATGGTGATTATTATAAAGGTTATGGCAAATATTCACAGGATGTGCTGATTCCTGTATTCATTGCTGCGTACACGAATCAAGACCCTGAAAAAGTGGGATTAATTGATGAAAGTAATAAACGTGTCAGTGATAATCCGTTTAAAAAGTATATACCAAAACCAAACTGGCGGTTAACCTATAGTGGATTGTCAAGAATACCGGGGCTGGAAAAAATCTTTACCAACTTTACTATTACTCATGGTTACAACAGCAGCCTGAGTATGAATAATTTTACTTCAGCTTTATTGTATGCTGATCAGATGGGATTGGGCTTTCCTTCGTTCATTGATACAGTATCGAATAATTTTGTGCCTTACTTCCTTGTTCCCAACATTACCATCAGCGAACGTTTTGCACCATTGATTGGTATTGATGTGCAGTTAACCAATCAGCTCAACTTTAAAGTAGATTATGGCAGAAGCAGAACCATCAGTTTAAGTTTGATTGATTTCCAGGTGAGTGAAGTACGCAGCATTGATATTACAGTAGGTGCAGGCTGGCGCAAACGTGGATTAAAGATGCCGTTTAAGATTCCATTTATGAAGAAGGATTCCAAAACACTGGAGAATGATCTGAGTTTCCGTTTTGATTTAACTTACCGTGATAACGCTACTTCCAATAATATTTTAGATCAGCGGAATACCATTCCTACCGGCGGACAAAAAGTATTAACCATCAGCCCATCGGTTGATTATGTACTCAACAACAGGATCCGTTTGCGTTTGTTCTTTGAACAGAACAGGGTAGTAGGTTATATTGCTACACCACCACCTGTTGTAAATACAAGAGCAGGATTGCAGGTGAATATCAGTTTGGCGCAGTAG
- the sprA gene encoding cell surface protein SprA yields the protein MQRTIHGSTALLTLVLTCISMLSYGGVPALNPSSKDTVPSIDTSLRFPLTDRRGDAFNYPNRNTFDLQRPSNITDSIAYDPATKRYYIYEKIGRSWYRKPTYLTFDEMVAYKTRQDERDYFQRRLNTTLNLNRKILDPKLQVRPSFFNRLFSNTGIPKVEIKPQGDVTLTAGYLGQNIKNPTLPERARKNGGFDFDMNANFGLNAKIGDKLNFPVTYNTLANFQFENQLKLDYSGNTDAIIKRIEAGNISFPAKGSLMPGASALFGLKTELQFGKLYITTVLANQNSNKQQVQMAGGSGLQQFVVKADEYEENRHFLLAQYFKNNYNKNMKNIPSVITPVQILRMEVWVTNRTGSTTENRNIVALMDLGEYQPNNPNVNPLTGSDLPQNSANDLYQRIINDPATRDASLVTNRLTSFGLTAVQDFERTFARKLKPEEYYFNPQIGFISLNTVLQPDEVLGVAFQYSVNGKIFTVGEFSNDVTPDTAVNNSGTQKVLFLKMLKATSQRPLLPIWDLMMKNVYSVGFGQLERKDFKLNILYQEPGGGEKRYIPEGEEKGRPIIELVNLDRLNNQNDPQPDGVFDFVEGYTVNSQMSRVIFPLLEPFGKDLNYIFRGADSIALRQKYLFYPLYDSIKWLAQQSPQLNRFVFKGASRSAGGGGDIPLGCIQCAAGFCFSNSRRTNIKREC from the coding sequence ATGCAACGTACCATACATGGTAGTACCGCCCTGTTAACACTTGTGCTTACATGCATATCCATGTTGAGCTACGGAGGTGTACCTGCATTGAATCCATCTTCAAAAGATACTGTTCCGTCAATTGATACCAGTTTGCGTTTTCCGCTTACCGACCGCAGGGGAGATGCGTTTAATTATCCCAACCGCAATACGTTTGATCTGCAGCGTCCATCGAATATCACAGATTCCATTGCATATGATCCTGCAACCAAACGATATTATATCTATGAAAAAATAGGGCGAAGCTGGTACCGCAAACCAACCTATCTCACCTTCGATGAAATGGTGGCTTACAAAACCCGCCAGGATGAACGGGATTATTTTCAACGCAGATTAAATACAACACTTAACCTCAACAGAAAAATTCTTGATCCCAAGTTGCAGGTGCGGCCAAGTTTCTTTAACCGCCTATTCAGTAACACCGGTATTCCAAAAGTTGAAATAAAACCACAGGGTGATGTAACCTTAACTGCCGGTTATCTCGGACAGAATATTAAAAACCCAACTCTTCCGGAACGTGCCAGAAAAAATGGAGGATTTGATTTTGATATGAATGCCAATTTTGGTTTGAATGCCAAGATTGGTGATAAACTCAATTTCCCCGTTACGTACAATACGCTGGCGAATTTCCAGTTTGAAAATCAGCTGAAGCTTGATTACAGCGGTAATACCGATGCCATCATCAAACGGATTGAAGCCGGTAATATTTCCTTTCCTGCAAAGGGATCATTAATGCCCGGCGCTTCTGCATTGTTTGGTTTGAAAACAGAATTACAGTTTGGCAAATTATATATCACTACTGTATTAGCCAATCAAAATTCCAATAAGCAGCAGGTGCAGATGGCTGGCGGATCAGGCTTGCAGCAGTTTGTTGTAAAGGCAGATGAGTATGAAGAAAACCGTCACTTCCTGTTAGCCCAGTACTTTAAGAATAACTATAACAAGAACATGAAGAATATTCCTTCTGTTATTACACCCGTACAAATTCTCCGCATGGAAGTATGGGTTACCAACAGAACGGGATCAACTACAGAAAACAGAAATATTGTTGCCTTGATGGATTTGGGTGAATATCAGCCAAATAATCCCAATGTAAATCCTTTAACCGGTTCTGATCTGCCGCAGAACAGTGCCAATGATTTATATCAGCGGATCATTAATGACCCGGCAACAAGAGATGCATCATTAGTAACTAACCGCCTCACCAGTTTTGGTTTAACAGCAGTGCAGGATTTTGAACGCACATTTGCACGCAAATTAAAACCCGAAGAATATTATTTCAATCCGCAGATTGGTTTTATTTCATTGAATACAGTGTTACAACCCGATGAAGTATTGGGTGTGGCATTTCAGTACAGTGTTAATGGTAAAATTTTTACAGTAGGTGAATTCTCCAATGATGTAACACCTGATACAGCAGTAAACAACAGTGGTACACAGAAAGTACTGTTCTTGAAAATGCTGAAAGCAACATCGCAACGTCCTTTGCTGCCCATTTGGGATCTGATGATGAAGAACGTTTATTCAGTTGGCTTTGGTCAGTTGGAACGCAAAGATTTTAAACTCAACATTCTTTACCAGGAACCGGGTGGTGGTGAAAAAAGATATATTCCTGAAGGGGAAGAAAAAGGAAGACCAATTATTGAACTGGTAAATCTTGACCGTTTAAATAATCAGAACGATCCGCAGCCCGATGGTGTGTTTGATTTTGTAGAAGGTTATACAGTCAATTCACAAATGAGCCGTGTGATTTTTCCTTTACTTGAACCATTTGGTAAAGATTTGAATTATATTTTTCGTGGTGCTGATTCAATTGCTCTCCGTCAGAAATATTTATTCTATCCATTATACGATTCAATTAAATGGCTGGCACAGCAATCACCCCAGTTAAACCGTTTTGTATTTAAAGGTGCATCACGCAGTGCAGGTGGTGGTGGCGATATTCCGTTAGGGTGCATTCAATGTGCCGCAGGGTTCTGTTTCAGTAACAGCAGGCGGACAAATATTAAGAGAGAATGTTGA